Proteins encoded within one genomic window of Streptomyces profundus:
- a CDS encoding type I polyketide synthase, protein MGGEGKDPRIAVIGTAFRLPGADTPEELWRLVQAGEDGFTRFTEAELSAAGVPEELYRREDFVGASAVLDGIDGFDARHFGMTAREAALTDPQQRLFLECAQHALENAGHPDERDGGRIGVFASTGYHLYQLQTYLQNNVLPNEDVGDWLAGLQVLVGNLTDFNATRVAYRLDLTGPAVNVQTACSSSLVGVQLAAQSLLMGDCDIALAGAVAVHVPQVLGYHHVKGSILSRTGRLRAFDASANGTVGGTGVIAVALKRLDRALADGDTVHGVIRGWGIGNDGADKKAFAAPSARGQQTAIRRALDHAGVHADTIGYLETHGTGTLKGDPIELAGATAAYREDTDRTGYCALGAVKANIGHLDAASGLAGLLKALLVLQHGVLPPIAGFAEPNPLLELENSPFYVPRSPRPWPATGTPRRAGLTSLGVGGTNVHLILEQAPAPAPRVASHAPPDVLLVSASCREALADNARALRDALRVRTELPLADLVTTTALGRSHGRHRIAVRGGTPAALADALDGWLAGPPPPDEPMDGPPEIVFQFTGQGSLHPGAAAELYGRFAVVREVLDACEEQHRRSTGAPLLTGLLTGEGPPATWPPEIGQPALFALQCALVRLWAEAGITPAAVTGHSVGEYAALYAAGSLSLADGLELVMARGRLTRELCPPGAMVAVAVEREAALALAATEPGLELAVANGANSHVLAGPVADVDRLRAGLDERGLPHQPLAVDRAFHTALVEPMLDPFGTALEKTPFTPARVPFISAVDGRRRPPGWFPDRDHLIRHARQPVRYDEALRTVVDGRRVVLLEIGPGSTLSNLARGALPPGARAIPSLRRGARLTALFGAAAALHRAGADVRWEPFLAGTGGRRVPLPGYRFQHRSHWIGAPPRPPAPPAPPATARLERTMTTDSTTTAPLGWPAPAAEAGPAGGGGPVLEGILGVLARSLGEDPASVPADATFFELGADSLLMINVLREIEQEHQVRVTMRELFEETGTPRLLAGLIATRLPAAPDVPPAPPVPPAPAAVDAVDAVHAVDAADAAEGAALVTRQELRELALRVQQMSQIQVQMMTQLSQLLALQNTAANAGQDEGVGR, encoded by the coding sequence ATGGGCGGCGAGGGGAAGGACCCGCGGATCGCCGTGATCGGGACGGCCTTTCGGCTGCCAGGCGCCGATACACCGGAGGAGCTGTGGCGCCTCGTCCAAGCGGGCGAGGACGGTTTCACGCGGTTCACGGAGGCCGAGCTGAGCGCGGCGGGCGTGCCGGAGGAGCTGTACCGGCGCGAGGACTTCGTCGGCGCCTCCGCCGTCCTGGACGGTATCGACGGCTTCGACGCCCGGCACTTCGGGATGACGGCGCGGGAGGCCGCGCTGACGGACCCGCAGCAGCGCCTGTTCCTCGAATGTGCCCAACACGCCCTGGAGAACGCCGGGCACCCGGACGAGCGGGACGGCGGCCGGATCGGGGTCTTCGCCAGCACCGGCTACCACCTGTACCAGTTGCAGACGTATCTGCAGAACAACGTGCTGCCGAACGAGGACGTCGGCGACTGGCTGGCGGGCCTCCAGGTGCTGGTGGGCAACCTCACCGACTTCAACGCGACGCGGGTCGCCTACCGCCTCGATCTGACCGGCCCGGCCGTCAACGTGCAGACGGCGTGCTCCAGTTCGCTGGTGGGGGTGCAACTGGCCGCCCAGTCGCTGCTGATGGGCGACTGCGACATCGCCCTCGCGGGCGCGGTCGCCGTCCATGTGCCGCAGGTCCTCGGATACCACCATGTCAAGGGCTCGATCCTCTCCAGGACCGGCCGGCTCCGCGCCTTCGACGCGAGCGCGAACGGAACCGTCGGCGGCACCGGCGTGATCGCCGTGGCGCTGAAGCGGCTCGATCGCGCGCTCGCCGACGGGGACACCGTGCACGGCGTCATCAGGGGCTGGGGCATCGGCAACGACGGGGCCGACAAGAAGGCGTTCGCCGCGCCCAGCGCACGGGGTCAACAGACCGCGATCCGGCGGGCGTTGGACCACGCGGGCGTCCATGCCGACACCATCGGCTATCTGGAGACCCATGGCACCGGCACGCTCAAGGGCGACCCCATCGAGCTGGCGGGGGCCACCGCGGCATACCGGGAGGACACCGACCGCACCGGCTACTGCGCCCTGGGCGCGGTCAAGGCCAACATCGGGCATCTGGACGCGGCCTCGGGTCTGGCCGGGCTGCTCAAGGCGCTGCTGGTGCTCCAGCACGGGGTGCTCCCGCCGATCGCCGGGTTCGCCGAGCCCAACCCGCTGCTGGAGCTGGAGAACAGCCCGTTCTATGTGCCCCGCTCCCCCCGGCCGTGGCCGGCGACCGGGACACCCCGGCGGGCGGGGCTCACCTCGCTCGGGGTGGGCGGCACCAATGTGCATCTGATCCTCGAACAGGCGCCCGCCCCCGCGCCCCGCGTCGCCTCGCACGCCCCGCCCGATGTGCTGCTGGTCTCGGCGAGCTGCCGGGAGGCGCTCGCCGACAACGCCCGTGCGCTGCGCGACGCGTTACGCGTCCGGACGGAGCTGCCGCTGGCCGACCTCGTCACGACCACGGCTCTCGGCCGCTCCCACGGCCGGCACCGGATCGCCGTGCGCGGCGGCACGCCGGCGGCGTTGGCCGACGCCCTCGACGGCTGGCTCGCCGGCCCCCCTCCGCCGGATGAGCCCATGGACGGGCCCCCGGAAATCGTCTTCCAGTTCACCGGGCAGGGCTCCCTCCACCCGGGAGCGGCGGCGGAGCTGTACGGGCGGTTCGCCGTGGTGCGGGAGGTGCTCGACGCCTGCGAGGAACAGCACCGCCGGAGCACGGGCGCGCCGTTGCTGACCGGTCTGCTGACGGGCGAGGGACCGCCGGCGACCTGGCCGCCGGAGATCGGTCAGCCGGCGCTCTTCGCCCTGCAGTGCGCCCTGGTCCGGCTCTGGGCCGAGGCGGGCATCACCCCGGCGGCCGTGACGGGCCACAGCGTCGGCGAGTACGCGGCACTGTACGCGGCCGGCTCGCTCTCCCTCGCGGACGGCCTCGAACTCGTCATGGCCCGGGGGCGGTTGACGCGGGAGCTCTGCCCGCCGGGCGCGATGGTGGCGGTGGCGGTGGAGAGGGAAGCGGCCCTGGCGCTGGCCGCCACGGAGCCGGGTCTTGAGCTGGCCGTGGCCAACGGCGCGAACTCCCATGTCCTGGCCGGTCCGGTGGCCGACGTGGACCGGCTCCGCGCCGGGCTCGACGAACGCGGCCTGCCGCACCAACCGCTCGCCGTCGACCGGGCGTTCCACACCGCCCTGGTGGAGCCGATGCTCGACCCGTTCGGCACGGCGCTGGAGAAGACGCCGTTCACGCCGGCACGCGTCCCGTTCATCAGCGCCGTCGACGGCCGGCGCCGTCCGCCGGGATGGTTTCCCGACCGGGACCACCTGATCCGCCACGCCCGCCAACCGGTGCGCTACGACGAGGCGTTGCGCACCGTCGTCGACGGGCGGCGGGTCGTCCTGCTGGAGATCGGCCCCGGCAGCACGCTCAGCAATCTGGCCAGGGGCGCCCTGCCGCCCGGCGCGCGGGCGATCCCCTCGCTGCGCCGGGGCGCGAGGCTGACCGCGCTCTTCGGCGCGGCGGCGGCCCTGCACCGCGCGGGGGCCGACGTCCGCTGGGAACCGTTCCTGGCCGGCACCGGAGGGCGGCGCGTCCCGCTGCCCGGCTACCGCTTCCAACACCGTTCCCACTGGATCGGGGCCCCACCCAGGCCCCCCGCTCCCCCGGCACCCCCCGCAACGGCGAGATTGGAACGCACCATGACGACGGACAGCACCACGACCGCGCCCCTCGGATGGCCAGCACCGGCGGCGGAGGCAGGGCCGGCGGGGGGAGGCGGGCCCGTTCTGGAGGGCATCCTGGGCGTGCTCGCCCGAAGCCTGGGCGAGGACCCCGCCTCGGTGCCGGCGGACGCCACCTTCTTCGAACTCGGCGCCGACTCCCTCCTGATGATCAATGTGCTCCGGGAGATCGAGCAGGAGCACCAGGTCAGGGTCACGATGCGGGAGCTGTTCGAGGAGACGGGCACCCCTCGGCTCCTCGCCGGCCTCATCGCCACCCGGCTGCCGGCGGCCCCGGACGTCCCACCCGCGCCGCCCGTCCCACCCGCGCCGGCCGCCGTTGACGCCGTCGACGCCGTTCACGCGGTTGACGCCGCCGACGCCGCCGAGGGTGCCGCGCTGGTCACCCGGCAGGAGCTGCGCGAACTGGCGCTTCGCGTCCAGCAGATGTCGCAGATCCAGGTCCAGATGATGACCCAGCTCAGCCAGTTGCTCGCGCTCCAGAACACGGCGGCGAACGCCGGTCAGGACGAAGGGGTGGGCCGGTGA
- a CDS encoding ABC transporter ATP-binding protein, whose protein sequence is MIPVRLDHVTKVYGEDSPPISMDLTIGAGEFFTLLGPSGCGKSTMLRIIAGFVQPSSGRVLFGDRDLTRIPPNKRDTSMVFQNYALFPHLSVAQNVAYGLTVRRVGKQEKADRVARALADVGLTGYQDRRINELSGGQQQRVALARAVVVSPSVLLLDEPLSNLDAQLREETRAQIRRVQGDAGITGVYVTHDQAEAMAMSDRIAVLDAGRVHQVDTPQEIYHRPATAFVARFIGRSNVLPAEVTAVGEEGVTVALPGGSGVKVSRRDDLELAVGDRTSVSLRPETLRFVPADAGVLRGTVASREFNGATSSYDVTVGAHTVHVTIPDQSAGPRPGDEVSLACEATRAWLVTA, encoded by the coding sequence ATGATTCCCGTCCGACTCGACCATGTCACCAAGGTGTACGGGGAGGATTCCCCACCGATCTCCATGGACCTGACCATCGGCGCGGGTGAGTTCTTCACCCTCCTCGGCCCGTCGGGTTGCGGCAAGTCGACGATGCTGCGGATCATCGCCGGCTTCGTCCAACCGTCCAGCGGGCGGGTGTTGTTCGGCGACCGCGACCTGACCCGGATACCGCCCAACAAGCGGGACACCAGCATGGTGTTCCAGAACTACGCGCTCTTCCCGCACCTGTCGGTGGCGCAGAACGTGGCCTACGGGCTGACCGTCCGCAGGGTCGGCAAGCAGGAGAAGGCGGACCGGGTGGCGCGGGCGTTGGCCGATGTCGGGCTGACGGGGTACCAGGACCGGCGGATCAACGAGCTGTCCGGCGGCCAACAGCAGCGCGTCGCGCTGGCCAGGGCCGTCGTGGTGTCCCCCTCGGTGCTCCTGTTGGACGAGCCGCTCTCCAACCTCGACGCCCAGCTGCGGGAGGAGACCCGCGCCCAGATCCGGCGGGTGCAGGGCGACGCGGGCATCACGGGGGTCTATGTGACCCACGACCAGGCCGAGGCGATGGCCATGAGCGATCGCATCGCGGTGCTCGACGCGGGCCGGGTGCACCAGGTGGACACCCCGCAGGAGATCTACCACCGTCCGGCGACCGCGTTCGTGGCCCGCTTCATCGGGCGCAGCAACGTGCTGCCGGCCGAGGTCACGGCGGTGGGCGAAGAGGGGGTCACGGTCGCGCTGCCGGGCGGTTCGGGGGTGAAGGTGTCCCGCCGCGACGATCTGGAACTGGCCGTCGGCGACCGCACATCCGTCTCCCTGCGCCCCGAGACCCTGCGCTTCGTCCCCGCCGACGCGGGGGTGCTGCGCGGCACCGTGGCGAGTCGGGAGTTCAACGGTGCCACCAGCTCCTATGACGTGACCGTCGGTGCGCACACGGTCCATGTCACCATCCCCGACCAGTCCGCCGGTCCTCGTCCGGGTGACGAGGTCTCCCTCGCGTGCGAGGCGACCAGGGCCTGGCTGGTGACCGCGTGA
- a CDS encoding MFS transporter — translation MKHFRLLVLGNGISAYGSYLNMVALNVFVYDVTGSALAAGLFMAVRLGTSVGAGFVAGRLVSAYDRKRLIVGADLCQAVALLVLLLAPDASRVVLLYGLAVVTGSCSTLSQVALRSSIPEIVGAEHRTRANSWLVTGRSFAMIAGFSSAGVVVAQLGYSAAFALNVSTFVVSASILLALPIRTRALARKDGDADEAADAARWSVRLLLATAPVLMAMIALRAVDGLGSSSHNVALPVYSSVLDPDHPATFISQFWAVWAAGVIIAQQVLVRYTSRSGRTPGERAFAIGSIVMSAAFIVVFSGLPTVPTLAVALIAGAADGVTEVIYVSRLQAVPDEQRGRLFGLSASAENAGFGLGMLVSGSLLEAFSPLTVVASLHGLAIVLCLALLVVLVVRRPRQRREEPEEPGRPERDTGTVREGSG, via the coding sequence ATGAAGCACTTCAGGCTGCTCGTGCTCGGCAACGGCATATCCGCGTACGGCAGTTATCTGAACATGGTGGCGCTGAACGTCTTCGTCTACGACGTCACGGGGAGCGCGCTGGCCGCCGGGCTCTTCATGGCGGTGCGGCTGGGCACGAGCGTGGGTGCGGGCTTCGTCGCCGGGCGTCTCGTCTCGGCGTACGACCGCAAGCGGCTGATCGTCGGCGCCGATCTCTGCCAGGCCGTCGCGCTGCTGGTGCTGCTGCTGGCACCGGACGCGAGCCGGGTCGTCCTGCTGTACGGACTCGCCGTGGTGACCGGGAGTTGCTCGACGCTCTCCCAGGTGGCCCTGCGCAGCAGCATCCCGGAGATCGTGGGGGCCGAGCACCGGACGCGGGCCAACAGCTGGCTGGTCACCGGCCGTTCGTTCGCCATGATCGCGGGCTTCTCCTCTGCCGGCGTCGTGGTGGCGCAGCTCGGCTACTCGGCGGCGTTCGCCCTGAACGTGAGCACGTTCGTGGTGTCCGCCTCGATCCTGCTGGCGCTGCCGATCCGCACCAGGGCGCTGGCGAGGAAGGACGGGGACGCCGACGAGGCGGCGGACGCGGCGCGTTGGTCCGTGCGGCTGCTGCTGGCCACCGCGCCGGTGCTGATGGCGATGATCGCGCTGCGGGCGGTGGACGGCCTCGGCTCCTCGTCGCACAATGTCGCGCTGCCGGTGTACTCCAGTGTGCTGGACCCGGATCATCCGGCCACGTTCATCAGCCAGTTCTGGGCGGTCTGGGCGGCCGGGGTCATCATCGCCCAGCAGGTGCTCGTCCGTTACACCTCGCGGAGCGGGCGCACCCCGGGCGAGCGGGCGTTCGCGATCGGCTCCATCGTCATGTCGGCGGCGTTCATCGTCGTGTTCAGCGGGCTGCCCACCGTGCCCACGCTCGCCGTCGCGCTCATCGCCGGCGCGGCCGACGGCGTCACCGAGGTCATCTATGTGTCCCGGCTCCAGGCCGTCCCCGACGAGCAGCGGGGACGGCTCTTCGGGCTCTCCGCCTCCGCCGAGAACGCCGGCTTCGGGCTCGGCATGCTGGTCAGCGGTTCGCTGTTGGAGGCCTTCTCCCCGCTGACGGTGGTCGCCTCACTGCACGGCCTCGCCATCGTCCTGTGTCTCGCCCTGCTGGTGGTGCTGGTGGTCCGAAGACCCCGGCAGCGGCGGGAGGAACCTGAGGAGCCAGGGAGACCCGAGCGGGACACCGGCACCGTCCGGGAGGGGAGCGGCTGA
- a CDS encoding ABC transporter permease: MTTVDSSPRTPDSPPRPAGSGRRRPRRISAASDRFVYVLAAPVVFVLLLFVVVPMAATAVTSLSGEGPGENYGSFLSGATRDALLMSIGISLGSVVTCGVIGTLLAVLLSRFDFPGRRALEIFAILPMALPPLIGAVSFVLLYSETGIVPRTLDSWFGIAPASVAVSGVAGVLVVHTFTMYPFFYLTVRAGLAGLDSSLESAAANLGAGRARVWCTVLLPMLTPALVSGALLTFMMSMASFTAPQLYDVGTLTMRIVSTRTSGDSELAATQVTVLSLVSIMFLVAMRWYQGRRSHHSMSRGVQRDRAVSRGPARFAAFLGSAVLSLILMAPVLVIVLVSFSVDGAWTTQVLPPDYTFDNFQRIFSERDSLLPISVSVQMSLLATCGAILIGAAAAWVIARWPTRGRTVLDIMIMLPWALPGTVIGVNLVQGFNEPSVTNLGLPLVGTLLILPVAYFVRYVPLVFRSTSASLDQIDPSLEEAARNLGASPLRVLRTITFPLVAKGVIAGALLAFVDGVGEYVASVVIYPAGYAPISVEIYNRIYSSEFGTAAAYGTFQIVLIFLVLAVSNRIESGRRGKRGSAATTASLTAAPTG, from the coding sequence GTGACGACCGTCGACTCCTCCCCCCGCACGCCCGACTCCCCGCCCCGCCCGGCCGGTTCGGGCCGGCGGCGCCCTCGGCGGATCTCCGCCGCGAGCGACCGCTTCGTCTATGTGCTCGCCGCGCCCGTGGTCTTCGTGCTGCTGCTGTTCGTGGTGGTGCCCATGGCCGCGACGGCCGTGACGAGCCTCAGTGGCGAGGGTCCCGGGGAGAACTACGGCTCCTTTCTCTCCGGTGCCACCCGCGACGCGCTGCTGATGTCGATCGGGATCTCCCTTGGCTCCGTGGTCACCTGCGGGGTCATCGGCACGCTGCTGGCGGTGCTGCTGTCGCGCTTCGACTTCCCTGGGCGACGTGCGCTGGAGATCTTCGCCATCCTGCCGATGGCGCTGCCGCCGCTGATCGGCGCCGTCTCGTTCGTCCTGCTGTACAGCGAGACGGGCATCGTGCCGCGCACCCTGGACTCGTGGTTCGGCATCGCGCCCGCCTCTGTGGCGGTGAGCGGCGTGGCGGGGGTGCTCGTCGTCCACACCTTCACGATGTACCCCTTCTTCTATCTGACGGTGCGGGCGGGCCTGGCCGGGCTCGACTCGTCGTTGGAGTCGGCGGCGGCCAACCTCGGGGCGGGCCGGGCACGGGTGTGGTGCACGGTGCTCCTGCCGATGTTGACGCCGGCGCTGGTCTCAGGCGCGCTGTTGACGTTCATGATGTCGATGGCCTCGTTCACCGCTCCCCAGCTGTACGACGTGGGCACCCTCACCATGCGGATCGTCTCCACCAGGACCTCGGGCGACAGCGAACTCGCCGCCACCCAGGTCACGGTGCTCTCCCTGGTGTCGATCATGTTCCTGGTCGCGATGCGCTGGTACCAGGGCCGCCGCAGCCACCACAGCATGTCGCGCGGGGTGCAGCGGGACCGGGCCGTGAGCCGGGGGCCCGCGCGGTTCGCGGCGTTCCTGGGGAGCGCGGTGCTGAGCCTGATCCTGATGGCGCCGGTGCTGGTCATCGTCCTGGTGTCGTTCTCCGTGGACGGGGCCTGGACCACGCAGGTGCTGCCGCCCGACTACACCTTTGACAACTTCCAGCGGATCTTCTCCGAACGCGACAGCCTGCTGCCGATCTCGGTCAGCGTGCAGATGAGCTTGTTGGCCACCTGTGGTGCGATTCTGATCGGTGCCGCCGCGGCCTGGGTGATCGCCCGGTGGCCCACGCGGGGCAGGACCGTGCTGGACATCATGATCATGTTGCCGTGGGCGCTGCCCGGCACGGTGATCGGCGTCAACCTGGTGCAGGGCTTCAACGAACCGTCCGTCACCAACCTGGGTCTGCCGCTGGTCGGCACCCTGCTGATCCTTCCGGTGGCGTACTTCGTGCGGTATGTGCCGCTGGTGTTCCGCTCCACGTCGGCGTCCCTCGACCAGATCGACCCCTCCCTTGAGGAGGCGGCCAGGAACCTGGGGGCCTCGCCGCTGCGGGTGCTGCGGACGATCACCTTCCCGCTGGTCGCGAAGGGGGTGATCGCCGGTGCGCTGCTGGCGTTCGTGGACGGCGTCGGGGAGTACGTGGCCTCCGTGGTGATCTACCCGGCCGGCTACGCCCCGATCTCCGTGGAGATCTACAACCGCATCTACTCCTCGGAGTTCGGCACGGCCGCGGCCTATGGCACGTTCCAGATCGTCCTCATCTTCCTGGTGCTGGCGGTCTCGAACCGGATCGAGTCCGGGCGGCGCGGCAAGCGCGGCTCGGCGGCCACCACCGCCTCCCTGACGGCGGCTCCGACGGGCTGA
- a CDS encoding class-II fumarase/aspartase family protein, translating into MTCRFTAGRVPASGLAELFDTERRWQRWLEVEAALAHCQATAGLIPAEAATAIVDACHLERLDLDRVRADVVRMSHPLMPLITELGRAVGDPHGGWVHWGATTQNITQTGDVLVLRDAHGLLLGTLARVLGSLADLAERGADLPMAGRTHGQHAVPITFGLKVASWIDEIDRHVERLWQSRPRLTMAILGGAAGTFASFGDHGPQLQAAVADRLGLTPMAVPSRAVTDHLAEFVCVLGLLAGSCGRIAREVYALMSTELGEAEEPVPLGTVGSSTMPQKRNPQLSQDVLSITAEIRSLVPLALEAMHNEHEADHSPTAMFATLARACVLTGDSLERLDVIVSGLRLNPRRMRENIDLSDGMIGAEALMLELGRLMGRQEAHHVVYQAAQAAASEGRSFRELLAADPRIVARLDAGTVAALLDPDRHTGASAAMARTAAATARRTAAGTRVRLARGAGYPAA; encoded by the coding sequence ATGACGTGCCGTTTCACGGCAGGACGAGTACCGGCGAGCGGGCTGGCCGAGCTGTTCGACACGGAGCGGCGGTGGCAGCGGTGGCTTGAGGTGGAGGCGGCGCTGGCCCACTGCCAGGCCACGGCGGGGCTGATCCCCGCCGAGGCGGCGACCGCCATCGTCGACGCCTGCCATCTCGAGAGGCTGGACCTCGACCGGGTTCGCGCGGACGTGGTGCGGATGAGCCATCCGTTGATGCCGCTCATCACGGAGCTCGGCAGGGCCGTGGGTGATCCGCACGGCGGCTGGGTGCACTGGGGGGCGACCACGCAGAACATCACCCAGACCGGGGATGTGCTGGTGCTGCGCGACGCGCACGGTCTGCTGCTCGGCACGCTCGCCCGGGTGCTGGGCTCGCTGGCCGACCTCGCCGAGCGCGGCGCCGACCTCCCCATGGCGGGCCGCACTCATGGACAGCACGCCGTGCCGATCACCTTCGGTCTGAAGGTGGCGAGTTGGATCGACGAGATCGACCGGCATGTCGAGCGCCTGTGGCAGTCGCGCCCTCGGCTGACCATGGCGATCCTCGGCGGAGCGGCGGGCACGTTCGCGTCGTTCGGCGACCACGGGCCGCAGCTCCAGGCGGCGGTGGCCGACCGTCTCGGCCTGACGCCGATGGCCGTCCCGTCCCGCGCGGTGACCGACCATCTCGCCGAGTTCGTCTGTGTGCTCGGGCTGCTGGCCGGCAGCTGCGGACGGATCGCGCGGGAGGTCTACGCGCTGATGTCGACCGAGCTCGGCGAGGCGGAGGAGCCGGTCCCCCTCGGGACGGTCGGCAGCTCCACGATGCCGCAGAAGCGCAACCCGCAGCTCTCCCAGGACGTGCTGAGCATCACGGCGGAGATCCGGTCCCTGGTGCCGCTGGCCCTTGAGGCGATGCACAACGAGCACGAGGCCGACCACTCCCCCACCGCGATGTTCGCGACGTTGGCCCGCGCCTGTGTCCTGACCGGTGACAGCCTGGAGCGGCTCGATGTGATCGTCTCGGGGCTGCGACTGAATCCGCGCCGGATGCGGGAGAACATCGACCTGTCCGACGGCATGATCGGCGCGGAGGCGCTGATGCTGGAGCTGGGCCGGTTGATGGGCCGGCAGGAGGCGCATCACGTCGTCTACCAGGCGGCGCAGGCGGCGGCCTCGGAGGGACGTTCCTTCCGCGAGCTGCTGGCGGCCGATCCCCGGATCGTGGCCAGGCTCGACGCGGGCACCGTCGCGGCCCTGCTCGACCCTGACCGCCACACCGGGGCGTCGGCCGCCATGGCCCGCACCGCCGCCGCGACCGCTCGGCGGACCGCGGCCGGCACGCGCGTCCGGCTGGCGCGGGGAGCGGGGTACCCGGCGGCGTAG